The following proteins come from a genomic window of Paramicrobacterium humi:
- a CDS encoding MFS transporter — protein sequence MDTESEKSARRAATASAIGSLVEWYDFALYGAAAALVFNQFFFHADNPAVGLMASFATFAVGYFARPFGGMVFGHLGDKIGRKPVMMITLTLMGISTALIGLLPSYDVVGVLAPALLVFLRVLQGLGAGAEYAGAVVLSSESAPAGRRGFYASWSGAGVWIGSAIGLLVFQLTLSLTGDGFSTWGWRIPFLLSLVLLLVSLFIRHRVDETKQFEKVKGTETAQRVPLMVLLRTEKRRLAVALGSNFMLSGFSYIPQVWALSYLTNNIGLAAVLGLATNAIVLVSGAVFMPFFGRLGDRIGRRRLFMIGTIFGALWAFPMFMLIDTKQPVIVILALAVCFVGGVATCYAAQAAFLAELFPPAIRYSGVAFAREVSGALLGGTAPLIATAIFATTGHWALIAVFMVANAVIAFIAVYFSKYFRSDEDQLDDARFEEDTTGAIRTVSSRTPARGSERVGLS from the coding sequence ATGGATACCGAATCAGAGAAGAGCGCGCGCCGCGCGGCCACGGCCTCCGCCATCGGAAGCCTCGTCGAATGGTACGACTTCGCGCTGTACGGCGCGGCGGCGGCCCTCGTCTTCAATCAGTTCTTCTTCCACGCCGATAACCCGGCCGTGGGGCTGATGGCGTCGTTCGCGACGTTCGCCGTCGGCTACTTCGCCCGGCCCTTCGGCGGCATGGTCTTCGGTCACCTCGGCGACAAGATTGGCCGCAAGCCGGTCATGATGATCACGCTGACCCTGATGGGCATCAGCACGGCGCTTATCGGCCTGTTGCCCAGCTACGACGTCGTCGGGGTGTTGGCCCCCGCACTGCTCGTGTTCCTGCGCGTGCTCCAAGGGCTCGGCGCCGGCGCCGAGTACGCCGGAGCGGTGGTGCTCTCGTCCGAGTCGGCACCTGCCGGACGGCGCGGCTTCTACGCCTCGTGGTCGGGAGCGGGCGTCTGGATCGGATCGGCAATCGGCCTCCTCGTCTTCCAGCTCACACTCTCGCTCACCGGTGACGGGTTCTCCACCTGGGGCTGGCGGATCCCGTTCCTGCTGAGCCTGGTGTTGCTGCTGGTGAGCCTCTTCATCCGCCACCGCGTCGACGAGACCAAGCAGTTCGAGAAGGTCAAGGGCACGGAGACCGCCCAGCGCGTTCCGCTGATGGTGCTGCTGCGCACTGAGAAGCGCCGTCTCGCCGTCGCGCTCGGCTCGAACTTCATGCTCTCCGGGTTCTCCTACATCCCGCAGGTGTGGGCGCTGAGCTACCTGACGAACAACATCGGCCTCGCCGCCGTGCTGGGGCTCGCGACCAACGCCATCGTGCTCGTCTCTGGTGCCGTCTTCATGCCGTTCTTCGGGCGGCTCGGCGACCGCATCGGACGCCGCCGGCTGTTCATGATCGGCACGATCTTCGGCGCGCTGTGGGCGTTCCCCATGTTCATGCTGATCGACACCAAGCAGCCGGTGATCGTCATCCTGGCGCTGGCGGTGTGCTTCGTCGGCGGAGTCGCAACCTGTTACGCCGCGCAGGCGGCCTTCCTCGCCGAGTTGTTCCCGCCGGCCATCCGCTACTCGGGTGTCGCGTTCGCACGCGAGGTCAGCGGGGCACTGCTGGGCGGCACCGCTCCCCTGATCGCCACCGCCATCTTCGCCACCACGGGTCACTGGGCGCTGATCGCGGTCTTCATGGTCGCGAACGCCGTGATCGCCTTCATCGCCGTCTACTTCTCGAAGTACTTCCGCTCCGACGAGGATCAGCTCGACGACGCCCGGTTCGAGGAGGACACGACCGGCGCGATCCGCACCGTCTCGTCACGGACGCCCGCCCGCGGCTCCGAGCGCGTGGGCCTGTCATGA
- a CDS encoding MaoC family dehydratase, which yields MSANRYFEDYAIGEREEFPAYTVTSEDIFGFATLSKDNHPAHTDLDFAAERFGGQLAHGALTFSLLVGMTVERNEHGVAYGYDRLRFPSPLLAGDTLTATSEVIDLRDHKRPEIGLVVKRYTGTRDDGAVAVVCEHLIAVTRRPATQNAT from the coding sequence ATGAGCGCGAACCGCTACTTCGAGGACTACGCGATCGGCGAGCGTGAGGAGTTCCCCGCGTACACCGTCACCTCCGAGGACATCTTCGGGTTCGCCACGCTCAGCAAGGACAACCATCCGGCGCACACCGATCTAGACTTCGCTGCGGAGCGCTTCGGAGGGCAGCTTGCCCATGGGGCGCTGACCTTCAGCCTGCTCGTCGGCATGACCGTCGAGCGCAACGAGCACGGAGTGGCGTACGGTTACGACCGTCTGCGATTCCCGTCCCCGCTGCTGGCCGGAGACACCCTCACGGCAACCAGCGAGGTGATCGATCTGCGCGACCACAAGCGGCCCGAGATCGGGCTGGTGGTCAAGCGCTACACCGGCACCAGGGACGACGGTGCGGTCGCGGTGGTGTGCGAGCACCTCATCGCCGTGACCCGTCGCCCCGCCACGCAGAACGCGACCTGA
- a CDS encoding aldehyde dehydrogenase (NADP(+)) yields MIDINALVRDSVRASAAWAGSALDVRAGWLAAIADAMDAHAEELVSIADRETHLGSPRLNGELARTTAQLRKFSLVVQEGAYLEVTIDHEDPADVPPRPDLRRMLVPLGPVAVWAASNFPFAFSVLGGDTASALAAGNAVIVKAHPGHRELSVRTAELAVEALARAGAPADSIRLIHSREEGVALIQHPGIAAGAFTGSIPGGRALFDQAAARPEPIPFYGELGSVNPVVITERAALERGEELAAGLAGSFTMGMGQFCTKPGIVFIPAGNDFPEWVARSAGAPDALMLNDRIRAAYVAGAEELAGNAGVTVVAGAAPAEGENPGPMVVRTSAAALISDQRLTEEVFGPLTLLVEYSSQEELGEAIAAVPGSLTGTIHAAEGEQTAQLVSALAPRVGRLLFEGWPTGVAVSWAQHHGGPYPATTSLFTSVGATAIRRFLRPIAYQSAPQAILPPALLDANPFQIPQRVDGELRLPAQRG; encoded by the coding sequence GTGATCGACATCAATGCCCTCGTCCGTGATTCCGTGCGCGCATCCGCCGCGTGGGCGGGCTCGGCGCTCGACGTGCGCGCCGGATGGCTGGCCGCCATCGCTGACGCGATGGACGCGCATGCCGAGGAGCTCGTATCGATTGCGGATCGCGAGACGCATCTGGGGTCGCCGCGCCTGAACGGCGAGCTCGCGCGCACGACCGCGCAGCTGCGGAAGTTCTCACTGGTCGTCCAGGAGGGCGCCTACCTTGAGGTCACCATCGACCACGAGGATCCGGCGGACGTGCCGCCGCGTCCGGATCTGCGCCGCATGCTCGTGCCGCTGGGGCCGGTGGCGGTGTGGGCGGCGAGCAACTTCCCGTTCGCCTTCTCGGTCCTCGGCGGCGACACGGCCTCCGCGCTCGCCGCAGGCAACGCGGTCATAGTGAAGGCGCACCCCGGTCACCGCGAGCTCTCGGTGAGGACGGCCGAGCTGGCTGTGGAGGCGCTCGCACGCGCCGGCGCACCGGCCGACAGCATCCGGCTCATCCACTCCCGTGAGGAGGGCGTCGCGCTGATCCAGCACCCCGGCATCGCGGCAGGGGCGTTCACCGGTTCGATCCCCGGCGGCAGGGCACTATTCGACCAGGCGGCGGCGCGGCCAGAGCCGATCCCGTTCTACGGCGAGCTCGGGTCAGTGAATCCCGTCGTCATCACGGAGCGTGCGGCGCTCGAGCGGGGCGAGGAGCTGGCCGCGGGGCTGGCCGGCTCGTTCACGATGGGCATGGGGCAGTTCTGCACCAAGCCCGGGATCGTCTTCATCCCCGCGGGAAATGATTTTCCCGAGTGGGTCGCGCGGAGCGCCGGGGCGCCGGATGCTCTCATGCTCAACGACCGCATCCGCGCCGCCTATGTGGCGGGGGCGGAGGAACTGGCCGGTAATGCCGGCGTCACCGTGGTTGCGGGGGCCGCACCGGCGGAGGGGGAGAACCCCGGCCCGATGGTCGTGCGCACGAGCGCCGCGGCGCTCATCTCGGACCAACGATTGACGGAGGAGGTGTTCGGCCCGCTCACGCTGCTGGTCGAGTACTCGTCGCAGGAGGAGCTGGGGGAGGCGATCGCCGCGGTCCCCGGCAGTCTGACCGGGACCATCCACGCGGCCGAGGGGGAGCAGACCGCGCAACTCGTCTCCGCGCTGGCGCCCCGGGTCGGGCGCCTGCTGTTCGAGGGCTGGCCGACGGGCGTTGCGGTGAGCTGGGCGCAGCATCACGGCGGACCCTACCCCGCGACGACCTCGCTGTTCACCTCCGTCGGCGCGACGGCGATCCGACGCTTCCTGCGGCCGATCGCCTACCAGTCCGCCCCGCAGGCGATCCTGCCCCCGGCGCTGCTCGATGCCAACCCCTTCCAGATCCCGCAGCGGGTTGACGGAGAGCTGCGACTGCCCGCACAGCGGGGCTAA